GCCATTCTCCCACAAATTAAAGTTATatggtaaaaagttaaaaaaacgaAACTTTGTTGACAAAGGGAAAAAATctaaaagttatgtggtgaaaagtaaaaaaataaaactatcatgagaaaagttaaaaaaatcgAGAGTTATGTGGTATAGAGTAAGCGAGTAAAAATCttgtgccaaaagtaaaagaaattaaagttatgtgacaaaaagtaaaaggttaaaagtttttgtaataaaaagtaaagagaatgaaaattcgtgacaaaagttagataaacaaaagtttaaaaagtaaataaaactaaatttttgtgccaaaagtaaaaagtttatttgataaaatgtaagaaaatgaaactttcgtagGAGAAGTTAGGAAAATGAAAgtttaataactaaataaaacaaaactttcgtgataaaaaataaagagaatgaaacttttgtgacaaaagttagaagaATGAAAGTTagtaactaaaacaaaaatctcgcgccaaaagtaaaagaaattaaagttatatgacaaaaagtaaaaggttaaaagtttttgtgataaaaagtaaagaaaatgaaaatttcgTGGCAAAAGTCAGATAAGCAAAAGTTTAAAAGAACCGCGTTATTAAGTTACCAGCATATcaaagttgttaaaaataaaactatccTAGTAATAGATTCACGTGTTGTCGTGAAATACATTTTGTAATAGATAGTAGTATTAGAACACTACAAACATACTTATGTCAAATTCTTGAACTCAAGTCTAAAAATGGCAATAAAAAtgtagaattaaaaaaaataacgtgtaagaataatagttataataagatagataaaaaaacatggaacaaactaaaaactataatatactaaaaaaaaagattatatataacagaacaaaagaaaatagtcaaaatcGCATGTTTAAATGTAAAACCGTAAATCTGTTaaacttgttttataaaaacatgagAATCTAAAGATTggtgtgaaaaaactaaaaataaaaacattggtgagagacaaaagttaaaagatataaactttaggggttaaaaaaaaatgatacaaaagtcatgttaaaagttaaaaagttaaaactttaGGGTATAAACTGAAAAAtgataaaggtaaaaaaaagtGGTGTAATTTAAGCTTAAAAATTTGTATTACTAATATGCATAAAGGGGTTGTACTTCTATGCATAGAAGACATGTAAATTCCATGTTggtttttaagtgtgaaaaaactaaaaataaaaacattggTGAGacacaaaagttaaaagatataaactttaggggttaaaaataaaaagacacaaaagtcatgttgaaagttaaaaagttaaaactttaaggtataaaatgaaaattgataaaggtaaaaaaaaagtgttgtaatttaagcttaaaaacttgtattaCTAATATTCATAAAGGAGTTGTACTTCTATGCATAGAAAACTTGTAAATTCCATGTTGGTTGTTagaatgtatataatataatataatgacaCATTTGGATATGGCTGTAAAAGAATAAAACGTTTGCAGACATCTCGTAAAATTATTTAGTAGGAAATTCGTTTACATCCATTTAGTTGATAAACAAAAAAGTCACACTAATAAGTTGTGACCAAATTGCGTTTACGAATCCATCATATGTTTGTTACCTAATGAAATTTTACAACGATCAACATTATTTTGAGGGGTTATTTAAATCGTTTTAAAAACACTCGAGTTAAGAATAAACCATCTCTTGAATTTTAGTGTCACGTTTCTACAACATGTTCAACCAAAAAATTTGGCTGAATACttttttagttgaaaaaaaaaaaaaagagtccgGTTTTTAAACATTATCCGCAGctcattaaaaataataataactactATCGAAATAAATAACTAGAGAAATCGATCAAATATCATTAGTAAACTTTACTTATTATAAACTGCATGTTGACATGCTGTATACAAGTCAAAGACTCGATATTTAAGATGTATGTCCATTGATTGTTTTTGAAATCTTTTAGCAACGACATACGGTAAAAAAGTTATGACATAGAGAATCCATTATTAATTTCCTTTCTCGATCTCAACTTTGATTATTATATGCGTCAATATCCCGTTGATAAGACGATGAATTAAGATGATGAATCAAGATGATATATTAATACTCTATCATAaagatataactttttttttcaataatcaaattttaaattgaaGACTTCCTTTGCACCGTTTGCACCCTCTCCCCACAAATCACAATCcgaaaaataataaatcctcttaacaaaatagcctaataaCCTtcctaatacattaagaagatgacatgtagtatccactaattctcttttctaatcttgcccTATGTCACCATCCCATAATTAGGagaattattaggctatttggttaacaggattaatcatttttcttttttccaccAATATGTATAAAATCGTtgctttttaatttaaaattttaaaacaactGTTGATATAAATTAgcattttttatataagttattaACAGCCTTAACAATTATTACTAGAAAAATCGTTTCTCCATTCATGTTTACACGTTTGTTTGGGATAGTATTCTACAAATTTTTGTTAGAGCGGGTGAACAAAAACTCAGAAGTTTTGAGCCCAAAAACTATTTAAAGCAAGCACGTGTGTGAGAGCTAAGACTTGGCCCACTTGTCCATTATATCCatcaaataaaaatcaaaaataactaGAAAACACCTCAAAAAATTCTATCTCTAGGTGTCTCcattattatacttttttaactTGCTGTGACCAACTGCCACAAATAATCACAGtttctgtattttttttttcctcactCAACCATTTCAATTCACTCTTTAACTATTTCAGGTTCTATCTGATTTAtgtccttttttttattattatatatcatacGTATATATAACCccactttatataaaaaaaagtacataacatACATAGATCTTTGtgtatctattttatattattattattctgcACTATTTGTTTCATGGATTCAGTTTAGACActtgtataaataataataatagtaatacaaAATGCCTTTGAATGTGATGTAATTTGCTTTGAATTCTGGGTCGTGTGTCATTAtataattatcatcattattattattgttatataatataatgatggTAATGTGTCTTTTTGACCAGCTAAAGTGAAAAAGACTTGCACCgagagaaaaaacaaaaacaaaacatgaaATACTAGCATTTTGCACACCAACTGTTTGTGAAAATGCCTGTGTGTTCATCTGGGCCAGATGGGCAAGTTTTGGATCTAGAAACTGCTGTGAAAGATGGGGTCTTGGGTGGTGAGGTTGGTGGAACCATGGGTTTTGGAGATGGGTTTGGGTTTGTTGAAAAAATGGATCTAAAGAAAATGATTCAAGGGCTAGATTTGGTTGAGGTTCCATCAGTGTTTATTTGCCCGATTTCGCTTGAACCCATGGAAGACCCTGTGACCCTTTGTACTGGGCAGACTTATGAACGGTGCAACATTTTGAAATGGTTCAGTTTGGGCCATTTTACTTGCCCAACTACTATGCAAGAGCTTTGGGATGATTCTGTTACTCCGAATAATACGCTGCATAGGCTGATTCATACTTGGGTATATCGAAAATATTGTCAAGTGAAGAAAAGATCAGAAGATGTTCAAGGGATTGTTTTGGAGATATTGGATAAGCTCAAAACTGTTAAGGGTCAAGCTCGAGTGAATTCGCTTAAGGAATTAAGGCGAATTGTAACAAATCATGACATTGTTAGGAAAACAGTGGTGGAAAGAGGTGGGGTGAGTCTTCTTTCGAGTTTATTAGGTCCTTATACATCTCATGCTATTGGTTCTGAAGTTGTTTCGATTCTTGTTCACTTGAATCTTGATTCGTGTTCAAGGTTGAGTCTAATGCAGCCTGCGAAAATATCGTTAATGGTTGATATGTTAAATGAAGGTTGTATAGAAACAAAGATTAATTGTACACGATTAATTGAACTTTTGATGGAAGAAAATGATTTCCAAGTGGAAATCGTGTCCAGCCATAGTTTGCTTGTTGCATTGTTAAGATTGGTTAAAGATAAGAGACACCCAAGTGGGTGTTTTCCTGGACTTGGCTTAATGAAATCGATATGTTTACATAAACAAGTTAGAAGCTTGATTGTTAGTATTGGTGTTGTTCCTCAATTAGTCGAATTGTTACCTAGTTTAAATTCGGATTGTTTGGAGTTAGCCCTTTTTATATTGGACGCTTTGTCGACGATAAGAGAAGGTAAAATGGCTTTAAGTGGCTGTTCGAGTACTATACCGAATATGGTTAGAGTGTTGATGAGGGTATCGGAAAATTGTACACAACATGCTTTGTCGATCTTATGGTCTATATGCAAGCTTTCACCTCAAGAGTATTCTTTGATTGCTGTGGATGTTGGTCTTGCAGCAAAGCTTCTACTTGTCATCCAAAGTGGTTGTAATCCATCACTAAAGCAACAATCAGCAGAGCTTTTGAAGTTATGTAGCTTAAACTATTCGGATTCGATATTCATTTCAAAATGCAAGCTTACAAGAACCATCCAATGAAAGAGTATAGAGCTTGAAAATGCCTAATGAAGAAAGCCAGGGCACTCACGTATATTCGTGATTAATGTTCGTTCCCAGTTACGGATTCGGTTCAAGATTTGGGCAGAACTGTAGAAGCAAAGATGAGATTTTTACATAGCTTTTTGAATCTTTTTGCGTCCAAGGTAAAAACTGAAATTGGGAGCCAAAACTGTTGGTTCAGAGAGCTAATATTGTTAAAAAGGAAAACTATTTGGGGTTCGCAATCACAATTGTAATTGTTTGGTGATTGCTATGTTCCATTCAGTCTCTTGTTTATGGTTTCAAAATTAATGTCATATGATGTTCAATAGTAAGAGTCTCCAATTTTGCTCAATTCTTTCTATGTAATCCTATGTTTTCTTGTTCCATCTTAATGCTTCAATTCATCTTTAAAACTTAAGTCAAGATAGACCATAAATGCTGCCTCTAAAAGCGTCTGTTTAGGCTACCTCGAGTGAGCCGAGCTTTTGGCTGTTATGTACACTGTCATTACCGGTTTCCTGTGGTTGGTAAGGTTACCCGAGGAAAATCTAGCTTTTGGCTCTGATGTACGTGGTCTATCGGATATTTTTTCCATGGTTTTTTCGGAGTCTTTACAACATCTTTGGCTAGGAGGTTTCAACCTGGGACTCTTTTGAGCCCTTGGAGCTTGCTTAACCGTGGGACTGCCTTGAGATGGTTAGCACATGTGATAATCTTGTTGTTAATAGGATGAAGTAGGTTGATAGAATAGAACGATTTGGTATTTACtgtatttttttagttaaatgtTGGGATTGCAGGATGCATTTCCGTATCTTTTTGTTCCTACTTCTTTTTTACCTTGATGTCATGTTTGAAGTCATAGATTTTAGGAATGGTGATCGCATATGATTAGAAGTAGAATGGTGAAAATTGGTCAGAATGATTGATTGTTGAGAAGACAGAAGCATTGCCATATTCAGAAATGACCATAGAGAAAGGCCAAATCAAAGAATCATGCTTCACATCACTGATGACTTGGATATGAACAATATCGTGCAGAAGCCTTTTACTGTAGCTGGACTAGTTGCATCACCAAGTATTGAAACCCATAAAAAGGCTACTTTGctttgtttctttattttaatgattattGAATTTCATACGGAAACTATGTTGCAAAAAAAAGGCATTTTGTTGGAATGAAACTCACGGGCGTCTCTAATGTTTGAGGCCTACAACAAACTTTGTAAAAATGGGGTCTGTATCGATTAGAAGCTTTACATACCAGTACTCGACTATAGATAGACTTTTATAAGTAAAATAATACTAACCTTTTAGAGTACAAATAGACCCATTTGTCAGGGTCGGCCTCGGTACAAAATATGGGTAAAGTGAAATGTAAACAATCGATACTTTTTATTGTATAAAGTCGGAAGTTGCAGCTTCGTTGTTACTTGAAGTAGTTAATAGTTTGAAACTCATTTAAAGCTCTTCTAATACTATATTATGaaacattttgtctttttttcaaatatcaaaatatgatTTGAACTATTTAAATTACCctccttttttatttactaatttaaacatttatacctaatatacctataatatccttaaatctAAACTACTCatgtttttctctctcctcaaatctcaatcactcatttttttctctcccttccataaattattttattcctctaatttattcaataccttctatctcaaaaaccgtatatcgataaattataaaaattgtataggtattcttaaaatttcatgctctttcattagagatgtcattcgatatacttttgacaaaattttaaatccgagtacggagcccgtatggctaaggcatttggatatcacactctatgacttatcacctcctatatATGACCTATCAGCCTCACCAtcccaccgccgcattgcgcgggtactattgCTCGTAAGTCTAAATGGagctttaattttgtttattcatCTTAACCTTGCATTCATTGCAAACTGAGTAATTAACAATGAAAACTTGAAAAGGTAAAGGGTTCGTGCAACACTGTTACAGCTTATTCGATGGTTCTTGTCTTGTCATGGTTGCTATTTCAAAGAGTGATTTCCCTTCTATTACAAGGGTCTTCTTAGACCCATGGTTCTAAAAGGATCGAACAAACAGCTTTAAAAATGGTAAATAAATTTCCACTCACTTGTACTAGCAAGTAAAGTGAACCTTTACTCAAAGGGTTGGTCACCTCAACAATGTTTTGTCTGGTAAAGTCCTGTTAATTTTTTGACCATAACAACAACTCAAATCATGACAAAGAATCAAAGATCATTCTTGAACTAGAAGTTAATTAACCCTACAGTTTGCTGTTTTTGGTCTTTTGTGgttgttaaaagtttaaagcAAAATGTTTTTCGTTCCTATATTTTACATCGCCTAGAAATGTTAATAGTTGTTTATAGTGTATTCATGGTCATCCAATATTGCCGAGTGTTTGGGTAGATTTTTGTTCCGGGGGATCCTTGGAGAATGTTAATAGTTGTTTATAGTGTATTCATGGTCATAAAATCTCTCAAGAAATGCTATCATTGATTGGATAAAATTGAAACAAGAATCTTAAAATCACATAAAGAACGTAAAatccaataaaaataattatggaTAAACAATTAACTTACATCAGCAATGTACTAAATTAGAGTACAAAATGCAGAAGTAAAATCGACAAACCAAATGGTAGTGGGCAGTAGGCTCGACTGGCCGAAAGATGGTGGTAGTCGAAGGTTAGTGGCGGTGGAGTGTGGAGTTTAGTGGTTGTTTAGGGTTGTcaatgggttgggtcatgggttggcaGGTTCGGGTTAGTGGGTTGAAAAACTctgaccctaacccaacccactaaaaatttcaggtcagaaatttcaaccctgacccacaacccaccaacccatgacccaacccatatgacctgataagcaaatatatataaatatataacggaataaatcaaccaatataaagctcTATTATTGATGTGTACGCTGAAAACAAAAAGTACCAAAAAAACGAAATTCGATGGTATTATTAGAATTTGAcacaaagttaataaacttagtGTCTCACCCAACATCAGTTAGCATCTCACAAAATTTTTGAATCACCCTCTTATTTTAGATGTGAAGTTAGGTTagattaaatatatagaaaatgagaTGGCGGCGTATAGATAAATAGATTGTGGAGTATACAATATTATAtgtaaatcaaatatttttaagatatcGGGTTGGCGGGTCAACCTGACAACCCAACAACCCAACCGAGACCCAACCTGAAAAAATTCAAGTTGGCGGGTTAGTGGGTTGGTGGGTCGAAAATCCCCAACCCTAACCTGACTTTTTTCGGGTTGGGTTCGGGATGGATCGAGATTGACAGCCCTAGTTGTGGGGTTACTACTAACTGTGAAGTGAGTTAGAAAAAATAAGGGATTAAGGAACAAATAGATTATGGGGTGTAAAAAGTAGGAAACGTAATTTTATTGtactattaaattttttataatatcaaaaaatttaagaaaaataaacgAACGGATTgacttaataaatataaatttttcaaatgaaATACAAGTAAAATAACACTactaagcaaaaaaaaaaaaaacgaggaTGACTAGAGTCCCCTCGGCCCCTAACATAAATCCGTCCTTATACGTCGAATCTTCTGTTGACCTATAGTTCTTAGGTTCAAATCTCCATTCCACCAAATTTGAGGTATAGGTAGTCTTTGTATGAGGGCtaggcttgggtatacccaggttcaagtctaaGAGTGCAGGGTTTACCCatattaatcgtcgtgtcttcgggcggattagtaggtgGTTTTCCCCCTACTGGATGTTTGAAATAACCATTTATACTTCGAAGGAGCTCTCTAGCGTGGACCGGGTTAATACAACGTGTGTTAGACCTCTTGCTGTCGAATCGCAATATGAAGTTTCAatcgaaattcacctttaaaaaaaactaaaaataaaataattgggTAAAATCTAAACGGCTCATTACTTGAATCTTTGAATCATAATCAGTGCCTAGAAATGTCATGATGCTAACAATGATTTCTTACATTGTTAAGATAGTGTGGTCTGAAAGTAAATGTGGGCTATAAATTTATGTCAAGAAAACTCTGAGGAGCATTAAAGATCAATGCAATACGGGAATCTCATGGCACTTTGATGCACAAATTGATTAAATTTAGAACATTTTTAATGTGTACGAGGGGCCTACCCTCATGTTGGAAAATACTTGATGTTACTACAAGTCTACAAGTGCGTTTTCCAATTAAGTTGAATACACGGATACTCGTACAATGTGACGATATGGTTGGTAACGACTGTGGCGGTGACGATGacgggtgatggtggtggcaatTGGTTGTGCCAGCGAATATTGTAATTTTTTGAGgtacttattttaaaaatgactataagagatatatat
The Erigeron canadensis isolate Cc75 chromosome 2, C_canadensis_v1, whole genome shotgun sequence DNA segment above includes these coding regions:
- the LOC122588405 gene encoding U-box domain-containing protein 30-like; its protein translation is MPVCSSGPDGQVLDLETAVKDGVLGGEVGGTMGFGDGFGFVEKMDLKKMIQGLDLVEVPSVFICPISLEPMEDPVTLCTGQTYERCNILKWFSLGHFTCPTTMQELWDDSVTPNNTLHRLIHTWVYRKYCQVKKRSEDVQGIVLEILDKLKTVKGQARVNSLKELRRIVTNHDIVRKTVVERGGVSLLSSLLGPYTSHAIGSEVVSILVHLNLDSCSRLSLMQPAKISLMVDMLNEGCIETKINCTRLIELLMEENDFQVEIVSSHSLLVALLRLVKDKRHPSGCFPGLGLMKSICLHKQVRSLIVSIGVVPQLVELLPSLNSDCLELALFILDALSTIREGKMALSGCSSTIPNMVRVLMRVSENCTQHALSILWSICKLSPQEYSLIAVDVGLAAKLLLVIQSGCNPSLKQQSAELLKLCSLNYSDSIFISKCKLTRTIQ